A window of Methanobrevibacter ruminantium genomic DNA:
AGCTACAGGGCTCGATGAAAACTATAATCTTATTGTAGACAGAACCCCTAAGATGAATTACTTGGCAAAAAGTACACCAGAATTAATTATAAAAAGAATGTACAACAACTCACCACCAGAACTTAAAAAGGTATATGGTAAAATATTGGAAAAGTTTTGAATAAAAATTAGTTTTAAAAAAAGCAATTATCTAAAAAAGCAATTATTTAAAATATTTATAAATAATAGATTTGAAAAAATCTAAAATTATAAATTTTTAAATATTGATATTTTGCCCGTATACTAACTCTCTTGCTTCACAGGTAGTTTACCCTTTCCTCCACGAGTAACCCTCGAAACAGGCAGCCTATCTAATGCTGGGTTTCTCCTAATCATCGACAGCTAAAGCTTCCCTCATAGAAGGACCATAGGCATCAGTCAAATTAATGATGCGACAATATAATCTTTACTTTAGATTGTATATATAATTTTGTAAAAAGGATTAAATTTATTAAATTTACATTAGAAAATTTTTTTCAAAAACAATATAAATCAAAAAGCATAAAATATTTATAGTAAACTAATGTCAAATTTGCTAAATTATTTTTTAAATTGTATTGGGGGATTCTATGATAAAATGTTCCAAATGCGGAAAAGATAACGTTGATGAAGCTATTTTTTGTGCAGACTGCGGAAATAAATTAGATAATGGGTCATCCGCTCAAAACACCGATATTGAAACATATGATCCTAGTTCAGATGGCATTATGTCTCTTTTTAAAATCAGAAAGGTAGATGAATCTGAAACATTAAGTGCACGTTTTAAAAGACATCCTACTTTATATATTTGTTGTGTTTTTCCATTAATTTTTATACTTATAATTTCAATGATCAGCGATGCAAATCTTTTCATTAAAGGATTGCATCCAGCAGATTATGAAACCAATTATCCTGATGAATTTAATAATCTGGACCTTAATGATGATAGCAAATTAGAATTCAATGAAGTAAATCACATTGTCTCACACACACCACAAGATATGCTATATGATCTATTTAGAAAGTCGGATAAGGATGAAAATGACTATTTGACTGGTTATGAATTTGATGTGTATCAATCTAAAGCCAACGGCAATGTATATGAAGCAGATTATCGAAGATTAATGGAAGAGAAGGAAAGAAATGCTTCAAATCATAAAGATGGTCGATATTACAGTTCTGGAAACTCTAAAGCTACAAACAGCCTTAATAAACTAGAATCCGATAGAAATGATGGTTATGTATTGACTTGCCCATACTGTGGAAGCGAATCAATATATGAAATTGAGGGTTATTATAGATGTGCTGAATGTGGTAATTCCATCTATGATCCAGATGATCTGGAATTAGGATATGTGGAAGGATATATGGAGCTGTTAGTTCCGATATCGTCATATTAATGGTTCAGTAATTTTTTCAATAAAAATAGTTTTAATAAATGCAAACGATTATATACTATAAGATACCATTATCATACATATACCATTAGGAGATTAAACATGTCCGACATTGCAAGAATAGTTATTTTTAAAAAAGAAAATGGAGAAGAGTTTACTTTTGATGACAAATATGTCCAGTTAACTTCTTTGGAAAATAAGATGTTAATATTCAAATTTGAAGCTTCTCAAGACATATTAAAAGAAGGAGCAGAATTTTTCGCTACATTCAACACTTATGAACAAATTAAAGTGGATATTGGAGGAACTGGAGAGATTCCATATTATATGAAAAGCTTATCACCTATAGTTGGCAGAGGCCCTAAAAAAACAAATGGAGAACATTTAAATGGAATTTTCACATTATCTCTTCAACAAATAGTTGCAGCTCCCGATCCAGAGGAAGAGCAAAACTGCTTAAACTGTGCACTTTCACAGAATGGAGTTTGTTCCATTAAGGACAATAGTGAAAAAACAACTTGTGACGATTTTAAAAAATAGAATAATGGTTTATAAAATGTGAATAATCATTTTTCACAAACCACCATTATTTTTTATGAAACTCCTTAACCTCTAAGGATTCGACTTCATCAAGGAAAATCCAAGTAATCCACTCACCTCTACGAAGTTCAAGCAAAATTTGAATCCCATTCTTACCATAATCAGAACCATCCATATCACATTGAACTATACTGACCTGTTCACATCTTGTTCTAACATTATTTACATTCACAATACAATCCATATAATAATCTAAACCATCCATAAATGGATTATTATTAGTTTCTATCTCATCAATTACATCAATTACTTCCATATTTCAACCCCCTAAACATACTTTGAAATCACTCTCAACCTTCTTAAAAAAAAATTTAAAAGGAATAATTGAAATTTTTCTCCAAATACGCCTTAACCCTTTCATTTAAGTCTGCAAGTTCCGGATCATACTCAACTAATTTCAAATTCAAGTCATTGTTAATTTTGAAAATCAATAACTCATCTTCATTAGGCCCAATTGCAAATAAACGGTCAAGGATTCTGTTTGCCTTTTCAAAATCATCTTCCAAAAAGCAAATGTGCATTGAATAGATATAATGCTCATTTTCAAATGGATATGCATCATGTTCCTTTTGAAGATACTCCTTAGCCTTTTCAATCTCTTCTTTTTCAATGTATATCTTAGCTATTCTGGAATATACTCCCATATATCTTGGATTAATTTCAGCTAATCTCTCATACTGTCTTAAAGACTTATCAATCTCGCCTAAGAATGCATAATTCTCAGCCAAAAGAAAATTTACCTCTTCAACTTGAGGCCAATCCTCCAATATCCTTTCAAAATATTCCGTTGATTTTTTAAAATTATCCTTATCCAAGTATTCAAGAGCATTCTCCTTAAGATCATGATACTTCTTGAAGCCTTCAAATGGCAAAAGTTCCGTTCCGCAGTCTGAACATACATCTCCACCATCATTAATTTCCTTAAAGCATTTTGGACAAAACTTTTTAGGGTAGGCACCACAGAATGGACAGAAATCAAATTCATCCGAATACTTATTGCCACATGTATTACACTTCATACTATCACCCTTTAA
This region includes:
- a CDS encoding zinc ribbon domain-containing protein, giving the protein MKCNTCGNKYSDEFDFCPFCGAYPKKFCPKCFKEINDGGDVCSDCGTELLPFEGFKKYHDLKENALEYLDKDNFKKSTEYFERILEDWPQVEEVNFLLAENYAFLGEIDKSLRQYERLAEINPRYMGVYSRIAKIYIEKEEIEKAKEYLQKEHDAYPFENEHYIYSMHICFLEDDFEKANRILDRLFAIGPNEDELLIFKINNDLNLKLVEYDPELADLNERVKAYLEKNFNYSF
- a CDS encoding zinc ribbon domain-containing protein, which produces MIKCSKCGKDNVDEAIFCADCGNKLDNGSSAQNTDIETYDPSSDGIMSLFKIRKVDESETLSARFKRHPTLYICCVFPLIFILIISMISDANLFIKGLHPADYETNYPDEFNNLDLNDDSKLEFNEVNHIVSHTPQDMLYDLFRKSDKDENDYLTGYEFDVYQSKANGNVYEADYRRLMEEKERNASNHKDGRYYSSGNSKATNSLNKLESDRNDGYVLTCPYCGSESIYEIEGYYRCAECGNSIYDPDDLELGYVEGYMELLVPISSY